From the Solanum stenotomum isolate F172 chromosome 4, ASM1918654v1, whole genome shotgun sequence genome, one window contains:
- the LOC125862625 gene encoding putative late blight resistance protein homolog R1B-17, producing MGGIGKTTLVRKLYDDSFIRSRFDKHAWFTISEEYNERQMLLKIVSSITGSNQEMSNDQLMETVYRGLKCRRFLIVIDDIWSTEAWDQMQRIFPNDDNRSRILLTTRLKYVANYVSCPDFPPHSKSFLSLEDSWNLFTEKLFKKDPCPTILKETGKHIVKQCRGLALSVVVVAGLLGKMDQTQDNWKKVEENLNSFLGTVSEQCQSILSFSYSYLPQYLRSCFLYVGGFPEDMEINVSKLIRLWIAEQFVKARSNKRLEVVAEGYLEELIDRSLILAGKQRANGRMKTCKIHDLLRQLCLREAHTENVVHFMNENVLMSSEGIYEQRRVIVPSKLLHPRFYPTRHSSGITSITRTFITTKDNYFKRQTSSIVSQFKLLKVLDVLSVKKDFCCVIPQLVHLRYVAANINKALSLAKLRNLETIILVTLEPTTLKQPLDIWRMTEIRHLDIRWPLYICNPLLVENHMTLYISDPLELEQPLFLNNLQTLHLHNSSFVSEIIRRTPNLKKLKILHSYDNPYWHDFLYALILLEELETLHIKLGFLYTDPETFDVMIFSGYNFPLNLKKLTLSLTRLPWDVMNLLANLPNLEVLKADNAFHGTDWKLDEDVVFNKLKYLQIKSGWLVRWEAGSNNFPMLEKLLLYGLNELEEIPESIGEIMTLKLIQIHCYGEKNGSGVEISAKKIQEEQESLGNYELKVQIT from the coding sequence ATGGGCGGTATAGGTAAGACAACTCTTGTCAGAAAACTTTATGATGATTCATTTATTCGTTCTCGATTTGATAAACATGCATGGTTCACTATCTCTGAAGAATACAATGAGAGACAAATGCTTCTTAAAATTGTCTCTTCAATTACTGGAAGCAATCAGGAAATGAGTAATGATCAACTAATGGAGACAGTGTATAGAGGTCTTAAGTGTAGGAGATTTCTAATTGTCATAGATGATATTTGGAGTACTGAGGCATGGGACCAAATGCAAAGAATATTTCCAAATGATGACAATAGAAGCCGAATTCTATTAACCACTCGGCTCAAGTATGTTGCTAATTATGTCAGTTGTCCTGATTTTCCGCCTCATAGTAAGTCTTTTCTAAGTCTAGAAGATAGCTGGAATCTGTTCActgaaaaattattcaaaaaagaTCCATGTCCTACTATATTAAAAGAAACAGGGAAGCATATTGTAAAACAGTGTCGAGGATTAGCTCTCTCGGTTGTCGTTGTTGCTGGACTTCTTGGAAAAATGGACCAGACACAAGATAATTGGAAGAAGGTTGAGGAAAATTTGAACTCATTCCTTGGTACGGTATCCGAACAGTGCCAATCAATTCTTTCTTTCAGCTACAGTTACTTGCCCCAATATTTGAGGTCTTGTTTTCTGTATGTTGGAGGCTTTCCAGAAGACATGGAGATTAACGTTTCCAAGTTGATCAGGTTATGGATTGCCGAGCAATTCGTAAAGGCAAGAAGCAATAAAAGGTTAGAAGTTGTGGCAGAGGGGTATCTCGAAGAGTTAATTGATAGAAGTCTAATTTTGGCTGGTAAACAAAGGGCTAATGGAAGGATGAAAACTTGCAAAATTCACGATCTTCTTCGCCAACTATGCCTAAGAGAAGCTCATACTGAAAATGTTGTGCATTTCATGAATGAGAATGTTCTCATGTCCTCAGAAGGCATATATGAGCAACGGCGAGTGATCGTTCCATCTAAACTTCTACATCCGAGATTTTATCCTACAAGGCATAGCAGTGGTATTACAAGTATAACCCGCACCTTTATTACaacaaaagataattattttaaaaggcaAACAAGTTCCATTGTTTCACAGTTCAAGTTGCTTAAGGTGTTAGACGTATTATCAGTCAAGAAAGATTTCTGTTGTGTAATACCTCAGCTTGTACATTTGAGGTATGTTGCTGCAAATATTAACAAAGCTCTTTCACTAGCTAAATTGAGAAATCTAGAAACCATAATTCTTGTAACTCTTGAACCGACGACTCTGAAACAGCCACTGGATATCTGGAGAATGACAGAGATAAGACATTTGGATATTAGATGGCCACTATATATATGTAATCCTCTTCTGGTAGAAAATCATATGACATTATATATATCTGATCCTCTTGAATTAGAACAACCTTTGTTTCTCAATAACTTACAAACACTTCATCTCCATAACTCCTCTTTTGTTTCCGAAATCATAAGAAGAACTCCCAATCTAAAAAAGCTAAAGATTTTGCACAGTTATGATAATCCTTACTGGCATGATTTTCTTTATGCTCTAATTCTTCTCGAGGAGCTGGAGACGCTACACATAAAGCTCGGTTTCCTATACACAGATCCGGAGACCTTTGACGTGATGATTTTCTCCGGGTATAATTTCCCTCTTAATCTCAAAAAGTTGACATTATCACTTACTAGATTACCATGGGATGTTATGAATTTGTTGGCAAATTTACCAAACCTTGAGGTGCTCAAAGCGGATAATGCATTCCATGGAACAGATTGGAAACTAGACGAAGATGTTGtgtttaacaaattaaaatatctacaaaTTAAATCTGGATGGCTGGTAAGGTGGGAAGCAGGTAGTAATAATTTTCCAATGCTTGAGAAACTATTACTGTATGGGTTGAATGAATTGGAAGAGATTCCTGAGAGTATTGGAGAaataatgacactaaaattgATCCAAATACACTGTTACGGAGAGAAGAATGGCTCTGGTGTAGAGATTAgtgcaaaaaaaattcaagaagagCAAGAAAGCTTGGGAAATTATGAGCTTAAAGTTCAAATTACTTAG